The Treponema primitia ZAS-1 genome window below encodes:
- a CDS encoding tetratricopeptide repeat protein, with product MATITEETKEKLSFGDALADFIQRNRKALLITMISAVVIVIGFIAGFTIRDMVQEKAISAVEDFSRRYDILVIDINEPTKAEEVRLLLDELNAFGEKHSGYAGARAYSLAASIYTEKKDWAEAEEAWTHTAKSAGKSYLAPAALFNAAVAAEEQGNLTQAISLYSESAAHVSDFPGSARAQFSIGRLNESQGDTQAALEAYRLIPEKWTNETTWVNLAQDRIIVLSNSGS from the coding sequence ATGGCAACAATAACGGAAGAAACAAAGGAAAAACTCAGCTTTGGAGATGCCCTGGCTGATTTTATTCAGCGTAACCGTAAGGCACTGCTGATCACCATGATATCCGCAGTAGTAATAGTGATAGGCTTTATCGCTGGTTTTACCATTCGGGATATGGTGCAGGAAAAGGCTATTAGCGCTGTTGAAGATTTTTCCCGGCGCTATGATATCCTGGTAATTGATATTAACGAACCTACAAAGGCTGAGGAAGTCCGGCTGCTTCTGGACGAGCTTAATGCCTTTGGGGAAAAACATTCAGGTTATGCCGGCGCCCGCGCTTATTCCCTGGCGGCGTCTATTTATACGGAAAAGAAGGACTGGGCGGAAGCGGAGGAAGCATGGACCCACACCGCCAAGTCGGCGGGAAAATCATATCTGGCTCCGGCAGCCCTGTTCAATGCCGCGGTAGCTGCGGAAGAGCAGGGGAATCTGACCCAGGCTATCAGCCTCTATTCTGAAAGCGCAGCCCACGTATCCGATTTTCCCGGCTCTGCCCGTGCCCAGTTTTCGATAGGCAGACTAAACGAATCTCAGGGCGATACGCAAGCTGCCCTGGAAGCCTACAGGCTTATCCCGGAAAAATGGACAAACGAGACTACCTGGGTTAATCTGGCGCAAGACCGGATTATAGTCCTGTCAAACAGCGGATCTTAA
- a CDS encoding rod shape-determining protein, which translates to MFGRNSSDIGIDLGTCNTLIYIRGKGIVINEPSVVAVERGTKRVMAVGTDAKRMLWKTPENIIAIRPMRDGVIADLESTEKMIRYFISKVLPRYRFIKPRMVIGIPSCITEVERRAVEESAYKAGAREVMVIEESLAAAIGADIPIFEPAGHMICDIGGGTTEISVISLGGMVVTSAIRLGGDEFDEAIIKHVKSVHNLIIGEQTAERLKIEIGNASPDKTIEKVEIKGTDAITGLPRRLEIDSVEVRDALKDPITQIVDEIKATLGKTPPELAADIVERGIVMTGGGALLKGLPKLISKETGVPVILAEHPLDCVALGAGKYFENARGFNNTRSIYDDLN; encoded by the coding sequence ATGTTTGGAAGGAATTCTTCAGATATCGGTATTGATTTGGGGACCTGTAATACCCTGATTTATATACGCGGAAAGGGGATCGTCATCAACGAACCATCGGTGGTGGCGGTTGAACGGGGAACTAAACGGGTAATGGCCGTGGGGACAGACGCCAAGCGTATGCTCTGGAAGACGCCGGAAAACATTATCGCCATACGGCCCATGCGGGACGGCGTAATTGCGGATCTTGAATCCACCGAAAAGATGATCCGGTATTTCATTTCCAAGGTACTTCCCCGGTACCGGTTTATAAAGCCCCGGATGGTTATCGGCATCCCCTCGTGCATCACCGAAGTAGAGCGCCGGGCGGTTGAGGAAAGCGCCTATAAAGCCGGCGCCCGTGAGGTGATGGTTATTGAGGAAAGTCTTGCCGCCGCTATCGGCGCCGATATTCCGATTTTTGAACCCGCCGGACATATGATCTGCGATATCGGCGGGGGGACAACAGAAATATCGGTTATATCCCTGGGCGGCATGGTGGTAACCAGCGCCATACGTCTTGGGGGTGATGAATTTGACGAGGCCATTATCAAACATGTTAAGAGTGTTCATAACCTCATCATCGGGGAGCAGACTGCGGAACGGCTTAAAATTGAAATTGGAAACGCCTCACCGGATAAGACCATTGAGAAGGTCGAAATTAAGGGTACCGATGCTATTACCGGCCTTCCCCGGCGGCTTGAAATAGATTCTGTGGAGGTTCGGGACGCTTTGAAGGATCCGATTACCCAAATCGTCGATGAAATTAAGGCAACCCTGGGAAAAACCCCTCCGGAACTGGCGGCGGATATTGTAGAACGGGGTATCGTTATGACCGGCGGCGGGGCGCTTCTCAAGGGCCTGCCAAAGCTCATCTCCAAAGAAACCGGAGTCCCGGTAATCCTGGCGGAACATCCTCTGGACTGTGTCGCCCTGGGCGCGGGAAAATACTTTGAAAATGCCAGGGGTTTCAATAATACCCGCAGCATCTATGATGATCTAAATTAA
- a CDS encoding TIGR03936 family radical SAM-associated protein: MEKPARYTGGEYGQLAKPQSASSLNMLIAFPDLYEIGMSNQAFRIIYNGLNAISGISCDRAFAPAPDFEELLRSNTIPLYGLDTGISLGSLDILMFTLGYELGITGVLTMLDRGFIPLRRTARGESDPIVIMGGPCVSNPLPYERFIDAFWIGEAEAGFFDLAAELRDLKLAGAGRGELLEKLQAHPSVWTGGKKRAVRAVDSGFASRPAVFPVPSIKIVQHHGAIEIMRGCPNGCRFCHAGIWYRPMRQKSADTIRQEAAAFINTGGYREISLSSLSTGDYQHIDSLVGSLNDEYASRHISFQLPSLRVSSFSMPLLEKVSAVRKSGLTFAVETPVEAWQMAINKEVSRDTVAAILTEAKRNGWRGAKFYFMVGLPVGDNERSEEQEIVEFILEIARRTGMNFNINVGAFIPKAHTPYQWAAQIDEKAARSKIEYIRTTLKKRGHKVSFNDPFIAVIEGVLSRGNEGVGELIEKAYERGCRLDAWDEYIKKDVWADLLETHAPLVQAIHTVRNLEEPLPWDCINSGTSVSFLKREYEKSKCKELTQPCINNCNNPCGNCNKETEIVYNNIHDNNLLHDKPSLAETQKQDPITLRILFSFKKQNAAVFLPHLALIELFSMAFIRADIPVLFTQGFNPTPRLDFASPLSLGIRACAEIATIDLNLYDGTDFSAEDFIKKINKNLPDGIIITEAVKVKIPTGSKKHSVPSLLWGFVYQAPENGSDDFVPVLEEKNYRALRITPEKTLFNLTRKAVLAKNPQDASKHDSYFNVYRALYPD, encoded by the coding sequence GTGGAGAAACCCGCCCGATATACCGGGGGTGAATATGGGCAGCTTGCCAAGCCGCAATCCGCCTCGTCACTAAATATGCTCATTGCCTTTCCGGATCTGTATGAGATAGGTATGTCCAACCAGGCCTTCAGGATAATCTACAATGGGCTCAATGCAATATCCGGAATTTCATGCGACCGTGCCTTTGCCCCGGCGCCGGATTTTGAGGAACTCCTCCGTTCCAATACTATACCCCTCTATGGCCTTGATACCGGGATAAGTCTGGGCAGTCTGGATATTTTAATGTTTACCCTGGGGTATGAATTGGGTATAACCGGAGTCCTCACCATGTTGGACCGGGGTTTTATACCCCTCAGAAGAACTGCTCGGGGAGAAAGTGATCCCATCGTAATTATGGGCGGCCCCTGTGTTTCCAACCCCCTTCCCTATGAACGTTTTATCGACGCCTTTTGGATAGGTGAAGCTGAAGCTGGTTTCTTTGATCTTGCAGCAGAACTGCGGGATCTAAAACTGGCGGGAGCGGGCAGGGGAGAACTCCTGGAAAAACTCCAAGCCCATCCTTCAGTTTGGACTGGAGGAAAGAAACGGGCAGTTCGTGCGGTAGATTCCGGCTTTGCATCCCGCCCGGCGGTTTTTCCGGTTCCCAGTATAAAAATCGTTCAGCACCACGGGGCGATAGAAATAATGCGGGGCTGTCCTAACGGCTGCCGTTTCTGTCATGCCGGTATCTGGTACCGCCCCATGAGGCAGAAGAGCGCAGATACAATACGGCAGGAGGCGGCGGCCTTTATCAATACCGGCGGCTACCGGGAAATAAGCCTTTCCTCCCTGTCCACCGGAGACTATCAGCATATCGATTCCCTGGTAGGATCCTTGAACGATGAATACGCTTCCCGGCATATTTCTTTCCAGCTTCCTTCCCTGCGGGTATCAAGCTTTTCAATGCCCTTGTTAGAAAAAGTGTCGGCGGTACGAAAAAGCGGGCTAACCTTTGCGGTAGAAACCCCCGTAGAGGCATGGCAGATGGCAATCAACAAAGAGGTAAGCAGGGATACGGTTGCGGCTATTCTGACCGAGGCTAAACGGAACGGTTGGCGGGGCGCCAAATTTTATTTTATGGTAGGGCTCCCCGTGGGGGATAATGAACGGAGCGAGGAACAGGAAATTGTTGAGTTTATCCTGGAAATTGCCCGCCGTACGGGGATGAATTTCAACATCAATGTGGGAGCTTTTATCCCCAAAGCTCATACACCCTATCAGTGGGCAGCCCAGATTGATGAAAAAGCGGCCCGCTCTAAGATTGAATATATCCGTACTACCTTAAAAAAGCGGGGCCACAAGGTTAGTTTTAACGATCCCTTTATAGCGGTAATTGAGGGAGTCCTGAGCCGAGGAAACGAAGGGGTAGGGGAGCTCATCGAAAAAGCCTATGAGCGGGGCTGCCGTTTAGACGCCTGGGACGAATATATAAAGAAAGATGTCTGGGCCGATCTTTTGGAAACCCATGCCCCTTTGGTTCAGGCTATCCATACAGTCAGGAACTTAGAAGAACCCCTGCCTTGGGATTGTATCAACAGTGGTACGTCGGTAAGTTTTCTTAAACGGGAATATGAAAAATCCAAATGTAAAGAATTAACTCAACCATGTATAAATAATTGTAACAATCCCTGCGGAAATTGCAATAAGGAAACCGAAATAGTATATAATAATATACATGATAATAATTTACTTCATGATAAACCCTCTCTAGCAGAAACTCAAAAACAGGACCCTATAACTCTGCGCATTTTATTTTCCTTTAAAAAACAAAATGCAGCGGTTTTTTTACCTCACCTGGCCCTGATTGAATTGTTTTCCATGGCCTTTATTCGCGCCGATATTCCGGTATTATTTACCCAGGGATTTAATCCCACCCCAAGATTAGACTTTGCTTCTCCCTTATCGCTGGGTATAAGGGCCTGCGCTGAAATTGCTACTATTGATTTGAACTTATATGATGGAACCGACTTTTCCGCGGAAGATTTTATCAAAAAAATAAACAAAAATCTTCCCGATGGTATTATTATCACCGAAGCCGTAAAAGTAAAAATCCCAACGGGCAGTAAAAAACATTCGGTTCCTTCGTTGCTCTGGGGTTTCGTATACCAAGCTCCGGAGAATGGCTCCGATGATTTTGTCCCGGTACTGGAAGAAAAAAACTACCGTGCCTTACGGATAACCCCCGAAAAAACCCTATTCAATTTAACTCGTAAGGCAGTTCTGGCAAAAAACCCACAGGATGCAAGTAAACACGACTCGTATTTTAATGTTTACCGGGCCCTGTATCCCGACTGA
- the mrdA gene encoding penicillin-binding protein 2, whose translation MIHQTNFPDEDKKPEKRIRFLQIIFILIFVAYSSRLFAMQILSGDVYRTQAEAIARRTSVIPAQRGEIFDRNYNQPLVLNADSFAVSITPADVPQGEIPNLITRVAEITRISRQQIEERIPSQYYYLYQPVEIAANVPFATIAALAEHRDSLPGVSWQSKPMRNYVNNIGSLAHIVGYVGNITRDELTMLYNQGYQQGDVIGKAGIERQYDEILRGKEGSETRTVDVRGRRVGDTNNLRIPPEMGKNLVLTIDSSIQTLAEKALGERMGAVVVSRPGTGEILAMVSYPWYDPNIFNSNELGTEYQSLINDPNKPFINRAIQSSYPPASTFKIVMTTGILAENTFPREQTIECPGEISYGGRNWHCHINWNTYGPRRHGRLNLQQAMAQSCDIYFWAVGRDHLGVERINSYSRQYGFGEITGMDLPGEVAGFVPTQQWKDRRFHEPWVPGDTMNMSIGQGYTLVTPIQMANMVSMVVNDGVIYQPHLLKEVRDPLTGAVEKAVNPTVLRKSDIDHDVFETVRNNMRSVMSEGTARFPLNISAVEIAGKTGTGEVGPTQGRHWHSWFAAYAPYKTDNPEEQVVVSIIVEATNTWEWWAVYASAIIFQGIFAKQNYEDAVAALVIDQGPVFRSVVQGQITQGRGE comes from the coding sequence TTGATACATCAAACGAATTTTCCCGATGAAGATAAAAAACCTGAAAAACGGATACGATTTCTCCAAATTATTTTTATTCTTATTTTTGTTGCTTATTCATCGCGGCTCTTTGCTATGCAGATCCTCAGCGGTGATGTGTATCGAACCCAAGCGGAAGCCATAGCCCGCAGGACCTCGGTTATTCCTGCTCAGCGGGGGGAAATTTTTGATCGTAACTATAATCAACCCCTGGTTCTTAACGCGGATTCCTTTGCGGTAAGCATTACTCCGGCGGATGTCCCCCAGGGGGAAATACCAAATCTTATTACCCGGGTTGCGGAGATTACAAGAATCAGCCGGCAGCAGATTGAAGAAAGAATACCATCGCAGTATTACTATCTCTATCAGCCTGTGGAAATTGCAGCCAATGTCCCATTTGCAACCATTGCCGCCCTGGCGGAACATCGGGATTCTCTTCCCGGGGTCTCCTGGCAATCCAAGCCTATGCGGAATTATGTTAATAACATAGGCAGCCTTGCACATATCGTGGGGTATGTGGGGAATATCACCCGGGATGAGCTTACCATGCTCTATAACCAGGGATATCAACAGGGCGACGTAATTGGAAAAGCGGGTATTGAAAGGCAGTATGATGAAATACTGCGGGGAAAGGAAGGTTCGGAAACCCGGACTGTGGATGTTCGCGGCAGAAGGGTGGGAGATACCAATAACCTGCGCATTCCCCCCGAGATGGGAAAAAATCTTGTATTAACCATCGATAGTTCAATTCAAACCTTGGCGGAAAAAGCCCTGGGAGAGCGGATGGGGGCGGTGGTGGTTTCACGTCCCGGTACCGGAGAAATTCTCGCCATGGTCTCATACCCATGGTACGATCCCAATATTTTTAATAGCAATGAATTGGGGACCGAATATCAATCGCTGATCAACGATCCTAACAAGCCCTTTATTAACCGTGCCATCCAGTCAAGCTATCCCCCGGCTTCAACCTTTAAAATCGTCATGACCACCGGGATTCTGGCGGAAAATACTTTTCCCAGGGAACAAACCATTGAATGTCCCGGCGAAATCTCCTATGGGGGCCGTAATTGGCACTGTCATATCAATTGGAACACCTATGGTCCTCGTCGTCATGGACGTCTTAATCTGCAGCAGGCAATGGCCCAGTCCTGCGATATTTATTTCTGGGCTGTGGGTCGGGATCATCTGGGGGTTGAACGGATCAACTCCTATTCCCGGCAATACGGTTTTGGTGAAATAACCGGCATGGATCTGCCCGGCGAAGTAGCCGGGTTTGTTCCCACCCAGCAGTGGAAGGATCGCCGTTTCCATGAACCCTGGGTTCCGGGGGATACCATGAACATGTCCATTGGTCAGGGCTATACCCTGGTTACCCCCATTCAAATGGCCAATATGGTTTCCATGGTGGTTAACGACGGTGTCATCTATCAACCCCACTTACTCAAGGAAGTTCGGGATCCCCTTACGGGGGCAGTGGAAAAAGCCGTCAATCCCACGGTACTCCGTAAGAGCGATATTGATCACGATGTTTTTGAGACCGTCCGGAACAATATGCGCAGTGTTATGAGCGAAGGTACCGCACGATTCCCCCTAAATATAAGCGCCGTGGAGATAGCCGGAAAAACCGGTACCGGGGAAGTTGGGCCGACCCAGGGACGTCACTGGCATTCCTGGTTCGCCGCCTATGCCCCCTATAAAACTGATAATCCCGAAGAACAGGTAGTTGTATCTATTATTGTGGAAGCAACAAATACTTGGGAATGGTGGGCCGTCTATGCTTCGGCGATCATTTTTCAGGGGATCTTTGCAAAACAAAATTACGAAGATGCCGTTGCTGCGCTGGTTATCGATCAGGGACCTGTTTTTAGATCGGTCGTGCAGGGGCAGATCACGCAGGGGCGCGGGGAATGA
- the rodA gene encoding rod shape-determining protein RodA, producing MKLRDFLEIDFPLIFSVIILSIFGILFIYSSGVTSAGVLVSNEYIRQIIWAIVGLIVALVIAMVDYRRFYDLSVYLYLGTIVLLVYTCLFGRLVNGARAWIGVGAFGIQPSEFAKITTIIFLARYLDNSKRNRNSFVRFVFSCAIVFVPMVVILLQPDFGTSLVFIPILLAMTFIAGMSLRYVLFLGACIVCTAVFMVLPLWQSYILRQSMPSMNILNNTTFVVITVLALGIIAAIALFGFLRYKKRYFYWIVYFTTIIILSLGVSFVSHKVLKDYQIMRLIVFLDPNVDPRGSGWNIIQSITAIGSGGFMGRGYLQGTQSHYRFLPQQSTDFIFSIFSEEWGLLGGLLVFTLFLIICLRLVRIMKVTSDPFGSYIAAGLSAMYIFHFLINVGMTMGIMPITGIPLLFMSYGGSALTSAMTGIGLALSIYTRRFQH from the coding sequence ATGAAACTACGGGATTTTCTGGAAATAGATTTTCCTCTTATTTTTTCCGTAATAATTCTGTCTATTTTTGGCATTCTTTTTATTTATTCATCCGGGGTAACCTCCGCGGGGGTTTTAGTTTCCAACGAATATATACGGCAGATAATCTGGGCTATTGTGGGGCTTATCGTCGCCCTGGTTATCGCCATGGTGGATTACCGGCGCTTTTATGATCTTTCAGTATATCTATATTTGGGTACCATAGTACTTTTGGTATACACCTGTTTGTTTGGTCGTCTGGTTAATGGAGCCCGGGCATGGATTGGGGTTGGAGCCTTTGGAATACAACCTTCTGAATTTGCCAAAATCACCACTATTATTTTCCTGGCCCGGTACCTGGACAATTCAAAAAGAAACAGGAATAGTTTTGTCCGCTTTGTCTTTTCCTGTGCCATTGTTTTTGTACCCATGGTAGTGATCCTCCTTCAGCCGGATTTTGGTACATCCCTGGTATTTATTCCCATACTGCTGGCTATGACCTTTATTGCCGGTATGTCCCTGCGGTATGTGCTCTTTTTAGGGGCCTGTATTGTATGTACCGCGGTGTTTATGGTCCTACCCCTTTGGCAGAGCTATATTTTGCGTCAATCCATGCCTTCTATGAATATCCTTAACAACACGACCTTTGTGGTGATCACGGTCCTTGCACTGGGCATTATTGCTGCCATCGCTCTTTTTGGTTTTTTACGGTACAAAAAAAGATATTTTTACTGGATCGTATATTTCACCACCATAATAATTTTATCCCTTGGGGTTTCATTTGTTTCCCATAAGGTATTAAAGGATTATCAGATCATGCGGCTCATAGTATTCCTGGACCCCAATGTGGATCCCCGGGGGTCAGGGTGGAATATTATCCAGTCAATCACCGCCATCGGTTCCGGGGGTTTTATGGGCCGAGGTTATCTTCAGGGTACTCAAAGTCATTACCGGTTTCTGCCCCAGCAAAGTACGGATTTTATTTTTTCTATTTTCTCCGAAGAATGGGGGCTCCTGGGTGGACTTTTGGTATTTACCCTTTTTTTAATAATATGTCTGCGGCTTGTGCGGATCATGAAGGTCACATCGGACCCCTTCGGTTCCTATATCGCCGCAGGCCTATCCGCCATGTATATCTTCCATTTTCTGATTAATGTGGGAATGACCATGGGGATCATGCCAATTACCGGTATCCCATTACTGTTCATGTCCTACGGAGGATCCGCCCTAACCTCCGCCATGACGGGGATTGGCCTTGCCTTGAGTATTTATACCAGAAGGTTCCAGCATTAA
- the mreD gene encoding rod shape-determining protein MreD, which yields MGKNVIWATIFALLAAILQSTLLSRLAIYHAVPDIALGILVFSAYNNGTMTGQLTGFSSGLLLDFLSAAPLGLNTFVRTIVGASVGLMKGTFFLDTLLLPMALCGGATLIKALFFWILHLLFASAVPAYAAQSPILWVEFALNTLIAPFLFALLKLFKPLLVEGRDG from the coding sequence ATGGGTAAGAATGTTATTTGGGCAACTATTTTTGCCCTTCTGGCGGCCATTCTTCAATCAACCCTGCTTTCACGGTTGGCCATATACCATGCGGTGCCGGATATTGCCCTGGGGATCCTGGTCTTCAGCGCCTACAATAACGGTACCATGACCGGGCAGCTTACGGGATTTTCTTCCGGCCTCCTTTTAGATTTTCTCTCCGCTGCTCCCCTTGGACTTAATACCTTTGTGCGGACCATCGTAGGCGCTTCTGTGGGACTTATGAAGGGAACCTTTTTTTTAGATACCCTGCTTCTTCCCATGGCCCTTTGCGGGGGGGCCACCCTTATAAAAGCTCTGTTTTTTTGGATACTCCACCTGTTGTTTGCCTCTGCGGTACCGGCGTATGCTGCCCAGAGCCCCATTCTTTGGGTAGAATTTGCCCTCAATACCCTGATTGCACCTTTTTTATTCGCCCTATTAAAATTATTTAAACCCCTGTTGGTGGAAGGGAGGGATGGTTGA
- the mreC gene encoding rod shape-determining protein MreC, translating into MAFNGDPRGKGRFTAEVYVFIALSLVSFSILLFSTRSFIVDFRDVGLSLFSGIRGSIYGVSSFVSRTVLSVQELATLRREYAELTDRMIRYEQLERTSTEIRRENNRLREQLGFAETLQLKYVPAQITGRDPDNLFSALVINKGKRDGLDNNMPVIAYQSGIQALVGKVVQAGQFESLIIPVYDLNFYASARLADSRYEGLIEGQGNPETALLMRAIPKRARDEINYGDQIISSGIGGVYPAGIIIGRVSGILYQEYETSMAVELESAVDFSRLEYVFVIDVESSDG; encoded by the coding sequence ATGGCGTTTAACGGAGACCCCAGAGGCAAGGGCCGATTCACCGCAGAGGTCTATGTTTTCATAGCCCTCAGTCTGGTCTCTTTTTCTATACTCCTTTTTTCAACCCGCAGTTTTATTGTTGATTTCCGGGATGTGGGGCTTTCTCTCTTTTCCGGCATACGGGGGAGTATCTACGGTGTTTCGTCATTTGTTTCGCGGACCGTTCTCTCTGTTCAGGAACTTGCTACCCTGCGGCGGGAATACGCTGAATTGACGGACCGGATGATCCGGTATGAACAACTTGAAAGGACCTCTACGGAGATCCGGCGGGAAAACAATCGTCTCCGGGAACAGCTTGGCTTTGCGGAAACCCTCCAGCTAAAGTATGTTCCCGCCCAGATAACAGGCCGTGACCCGGATAATCTTTTTTCAGCCTTAGTAATTAACAAGGGCAAGCGTGACGGCCTTGATAACAATATGCCCGTCATCGCGTACCAGAGCGGTATCCAGGCCCTGGTGGGCAAGGTTGTCCAGGCAGGGCAGTTTGAAAGCCTGATCATACCGGTCTACGATTTGAACTTTTATGCCTCTGCCAGGCTTGCGGATTCCCGGTACGAGGGGTTGATTGAAGGTCAGGGAAATCCGGAAACAGCATTACTGATGCGTGCCATCCCAAAACGGGCCCGGGATGAAATTAATTACGGAGACCAGATCATTTCCAGTGGAATAGGCGGAGTGTATCCTGCGGGTATTATCATAGGCAGGGTGAGTGGAATTCTGTACCAGGAATATGAAACTTCCATGGCCGTAGAATTGGAGAGCGCCGTTGATTTTTCCCGGTTGGAATACGTATTTGTAATAGATGTGGAATCCAGCGATGGGTAA
- a CDS encoding sigma 54-interacting transcriptional regulator translates to MLSAIDVQKFNTLIEINALISSNYTDVNSLLTEILESATRLCEGEASSLLMVNLEKQELRFEIALGTKGAEIKKFTLKLGEGIAGWVAQHNKSIIVNDVINDKRHLSSISERIGYPSTTMLAVPMRSKDACIGVIELLNKKDNKSFSQDDLEWLEIFANQAAIAIQNARNFEQARVEIESLQDQIKTDKGYHTMIAKSPIIIEKIDIIDRVAKTDSSVLILGESGVGKEIFAEQIHLRSPRAKAPFIRVNCAALPEGLLESELFGHVKGAFTGAIQTRRGRFELADGGTIFLDEIGDLPLQLQAKLLRVIQQKTFEKIGSEVSVTVNVRILAATNKDIEAQVDKGEFRSDLYYRLNVLPIYVPPLRQRPEDIPELAEFFLKKFIRETKKQFAGFSNEAIEAMLSYSWPGNIRELENCIERACVIGKNSWIRKEDLFLKLGNEADTTEGDRNLKTAINVFKTHFIQKVLEENNWNQTEAAKSLDIQRTYLSRLIKELDIMNLKEN, encoded by the coding sequence ATGCTGTCAGCCATAGACGTTCAGAAATTTAACACCCTAATTGAGATTAACGCTCTCATAAGCTCGAACTATACGGACGTCAATTCGCTGTTGACCGAAATCCTTGAGTCCGCTACCAGATTATGCGAAGGGGAGGCTTCAAGTCTCCTCATGGTAAACCTTGAAAAACAGGAACTCCGTTTTGAAATAGCCCTGGGTACCAAGGGGGCGGAGATAAAAAAGTTCACCCTGAAACTCGGGGAGGGTATAGCCGGATGGGTTGCGCAGCACAATAAATCTATCATTGTTAATGATGTTATCAATGATAAACGCCACCTCAGTTCCATTTCTGAACGGATAGGATATCCTTCCACGACCATGCTTGCGGTGCCCATGCGCAGCAAAGATGCGTGTATCGGTGTAATTGAATTGTTAAATAAAAAGGATAATAAATCTTTTTCCCAGGATGATCTTGAATGGCTTGAAATATTCGCCAACCAGGCGGCCATAGCTATTCAAAACGCCCGGAACTTTGAACAAGCCAGGGTAGAAATAGAATCACTGCAGGATCAAATTAAAACTGATAAGGGCTATCACACCATGATTGCGAAAAGCCCAATCATTATAGAAAAGATCGATATCATTGATAGGGTTGCCAAGACCGATTCTTCGGTACTGATCCTGGGGGAGAGCGGGGTAGGGAAGGAAATTTTTGCCGAGCAGATACATCTCCGCAGCCCCCGAGCAAAGGCGCCTTTTATACGGGTAAACTGCGCAGCCCTTCCGGAAGGCCTTTTGGAGAGCGAGCTCTTTGGCCATGTTAAAGGGGCCTTTACCGGGGCTATCCAGACCCGCCGGGGCCGTTTTGAATTGGCGGATGGGGGTACCATTTTTCTTGACGAGATTGGGGATCTTCCCCTGCAGCTCCAGGCAAAGCTGCTCCGGGTTATCCAGCAAAAGACCTTCGAGAAGATCGGTTCTGAAGTATCGGTGACCGTAAATGTGCGCATCCTGGCGGCCACCAACAAGGATATTGAAGCCCAGGTTGATAAGGGAGAATTTCGCAGCGATCTCTATTACCGGTTGAATGTATTACCCATTTATGTTCCACCTCTGCGGCAGCGGCCCGAGGATATTCCGGAATTGGCGGAGTTTTTTCTTAAAAAATTTATTCGGGAAACTAAAAAACAGTTTGCCGGGTTTTCTAATGAAGCTATAGAAGCCATGCTGTCCTATTCCTGGCCGGGGAATATCCGGGAGTTGGAAAACTGTATCGAAAGGGCCTGCGTTATCGGAAAAAATTCATGGATACGGAAGGAGGATCTCTTCCTTAAGCTTGGCAATGAAGCTGATACCACTGAGGGAGACCGGAATCTTAAAACGGCGATCAATGTTTTTAAGACCCACTTTATTCAAAAAGTCCTGGAAGAAAATAACTGGAACCAGACTGAGGCCGCAAAATCCCTGGATATCCAAAGGACCTATTTATCACGGCTTATAAAAGAATTAGATATTATGAACCTTAAGGAGAATTAA